The Medicago truncatula cultivar Jemalong A17 chromosome 7, MtrunA17r5.0-ANR, whole genome shotgun sequence genome includes the window CTTGTTGTCAGTGGCTCTGATGATGGAACAGCAAAATTATGGGATATGCGTCAAAGGGGCTCCATCCAAACATTTCCTGATAAATACCAGATTACTGCTGTCAGCTTCTCTGATGCCTCAGATAAGATCTACACTGGTGGTATTGATAATGATGTCAAGATATGGGATTTGCGTAAAGGTGAGGTTACCATGACACTTCAAGGTCATCAAGATATGATTACAAGTATGCAATTGAGTCCTGATGGTTCCTACCTTCTTACCAACGGCATGGATTGCAAGCTTTGCATTTGGGATATGCGCCCATATGCTCCACAAAATCGATGTGTGAAGATTTTGGAAGGGCATCAACACAACTTTGAGAAGAATTTGTTGAAATGTGGCTGGTCACCTGATGGAAGCAAGGTCACAGCTGGGAGTTCTGATCGAATGGTTTACATCTGGGATACCACTTCTCGAAGAATATTGTATAAGCTACCTGGGCACAATGGATCTGTTAATGAGTGTGTTTTCCATCCCAATGAACCTATTGTTGGATCTTGTAGCAGTGACAAGCAGATTTATCTTGGGGAGATATGAAGCACGGCATTTAGAAACTAGCAAAATGTAATAGCATGTTGGTACTTTTCACAATCATTAGGGAGTGTAGACCTAAGAAAACTTCTGTTCATGAATGCATTcataacatcaactatatcCCTTGCTCATTCTAGGCCAAGCTCTTCCCTTcttaaaatactttaaattggAGAATGTGGATTCCTACACTGTAATATTCTGGCGGAAACGTTTGTCACCTACTTTTGTTGCTAATTAATGTTTTTCGGAATTTACATTGTCCACTGCTTCAGACTAAGCTTGACGTGCCTTTTGGATTTGATCTTGTAATTCTAGTTGATAAATACTCCTCTTTGGTTGAAAATAACCtgttaccaaaaataaaaatgacttaTTTCGCACCACCAGTTTTATAGGTCTTTATGCATGAGGTTG containing:
- the LOC11428985 gene encoding U5 small nuclear ribonucleoprotein 40 kDa protein — translated: MQGFPGENEHALSVVGSKPMEWSTVPYNAPRAPGPNGKQRTSSLESPIMLLTGHQSAVYTMKFNPTGSVVASGSHDKEIFLWNVHGDCKNFMVLKGHKNAVLDLHWTSDGTQIISASPDKTLRLWDTETGKQIKKMVEHLSYVNSCCPTRRGPPLVVSGSDDGTAKLWDMRQRGSIQTFPDKYQITAVSFSDASDKIYTGGIDNDVKIWDLRKGEVTMTLQGHQDMITSMQLSPDGSYLLTNGMDCKLCIWDMRPYAPQNRCVKILEGHQHNFEKNLLKCGWSPDGSKVTAGSSDRMVYIWDTTSRRILYKLPGHNGSVNECVFHPNEPIVGSCSSDKQIYLGEI